AAGATTCGTGAGGATGTCATCAATATCGTCATCCCAAGGGTGAAAGCCACGATCAAACCCGAATTGCAAAAATTATTTACCGACCACATCACCTACCACGTCAACCCAACAGGAAAATTCGTCATTGGGGGACCGCACGGAGATACCGGATTGACCGGACGTAAAATCATCGTTGATACTTACGGGGGAAAAGGAGCTCACGGTGGAGGTGCTTTTTCCGGAAAGGATCCTTCAAAAGTGGATCGTTCTGCAGCCTACGCTACACGCCATATTGCCAAAAACCTGGTGGCCGCCGGTGTTTGTGATGAAGTATTGGTTCAGGTTTCTTACGCCATCGGCGTTGCAAAACCGACTAATATTTACATCCAGACTTACGGAACATCAAGGGTCGGGTTGACTGACGGGCAGATCGCTGAAAAAGTAATGGAAGTGTTTGATATGCGTCCGTATGCCATCGAACAGCGGCTCAAACTGCGCAACCCTATTTATTCAGATACTGCAGCTTACGGGCATATGGGCAGAACACCGGAAGTCAAAACCATCACGCTCGTGAATGGTTCCGGAGAGAAAAAGGTAATGGAAGTAGAAACCTTTACCTGGGAAAAACTCGATTTTGTAGATAAAGTCAAAAAAGCCTTTTATTTATAATCATTATAAATTTCAGAAAAAGTGATAAAAAAGCCGGTTCAATTGAATCGGCTTTTTTATTTTGCACCCTTTAAACCAACCCAATTGTCCAAATTCATCAT
This sequence is a window from Lewinellaceae bacterium. Protein-coding genes within it:
- a CDS encoding methionine adenosyltransferase is translated as MPYLFTSESVSEGHPDKVSDQISDALVDHFLAFDPSSKVACETLVTTGQVVLAGEVKSSTYLDVQKIARDVINRIGYTKSEYMFEGNSCGVLSSIHEQSPDINQGVERSNPEDQGAGDQGMMFGYASNETDNYMPLALDLAHKILVELAAIRKEGKLMTYLRPDSKSQVTIEYSDDNKPQRIDSIVVSTQHDDFDEDAKMLAKIREDVINIVIPRVKATIKPELQKLFTDHITYHVNPTGKFVIGGPHGDTGLTGRKIIVDTYGGKGAHGGGAFSGKDPSKVDRSAAYATRHIAKNLVAAGVCDEVLVQVSYAIGVAKPTNIYIQTYGTSRVGLTDGQIAEKVMEVFDMRPYAIEQRLKLRNPIYSDTAAYGHMGRTPEVKTITLVNGSGEKKVMEVETFTWEKLDFVDKVKKAFYL